The region CCAGATTGCAGTCCACTCCATATTCCGTGATACCCAGCGGTATATGGGGATTATCCTCATGAAACTTTTCCACAAAAGCCTCGCTGTCTTTCATCTCTCCGTAATACCATCCGAAATAAATATTGTATCCTACCGCCTCCGTAAGTTTATTTAAAACGCTGTCATTTTTTACGCAAAACAGATTGGCGCAGGAACTGATTCGTGAAGGATCCAGCTGTTTGGCCAAATCCCCAAGACGTTTCACTCGCTCATACATCCCCTGATTCTCACCAAACATGGCAATCTCATTCTGGATTCCCCAAAAGCAAATAGACGGATGATGGATATTCTGCAAAATCAGTTCTTCCAGCTGACTGCACGCATTCTCCAACAAAGCCTCACTTTCCGTCATCTTAAGCATGGGAATCTCTGCCCAGACAATCAGCCCCTGTTCATCGCACAACCGGTACATTTCCTGGGGATGTTGATAATGGGAAAGCCTGACACTGTTGGCTCCAATTTCTAAAATATCATGGATATCCTGATTCCAATGCTCCTCATTTGTTGCGTTAAACACACCATCATAATCCTGATGTTTCGCAACCCCGTTGAGTTTTATATTCTCCCCATTCAGAAAGAATCCTTTTTCTCCGTCTATGGAAATACTCCGAAATCCCAGGGGTATATCCGCACTATCCACCACTCTCCCATCTGCCTTAAGCTCCGCATGCAGGCAGTATAGGGATGGTTTTTTTAATCCGTTCCACAAAACAGGATTCGGAACTTCTATGTGGCAGATACTCTCCCCCAATTCTGTTTTGCAGGCAGTTATCTCCTGTCTTGGCGACAGCACACGATAATCTATCTGAACATCTTTCCCTTTGGCATTGTACAAATGAGGCTCTGCCAAAATCTCTCCTGTTCCATCCTCCAGAATTTTTGTACGTACAATCAATCCCGATGTTCCATAATAACTCCGGTCAAAGCATACATTTTCCGTAATGATCAGATCTATACCCCGATACAGCCCACCGAATACGGTAAAGTCTCCTGTAAGCGGAGAGATTTCCTCCCAGGAACGGTTATCCAGAAAAATATCCAGTTCATTCTCCTTCCCAGGCTCGCAATACTGGGTGATAGGAAACGTAAAAGCAGAATACCCTCCTTTATGTTCTCCCACATAATGTCTATTGACAAATACCTTGCACCACCGGTCTGCTGCCAGGAAAATAAGAAAAACCTGATTATCTTCTTTATAATCCAGCATCACTTTTTTTCGGTATACGACCGTTCCCTTATAGGGATTCTCCTCCGAATACCATGTATGGGGCAAATCCACCTGCTCAAATGCCTCCCTATCAAAAGAAATCTCATCCATATTGCAGATTTTGTCTATATCCGTCTGGTAAAGCTTCTGAAACTCCCAGCCTGAATTGATATTTTCCATCTGTTATTCCTCTCTTTAACCTTCATGTCTTAACTGTTCCATCTTCGCCCTCACCTCTTCCATTCTCTGAGGCGTCAGTTCATAATACTTCATGGCAATGGTATTGCACAATGCTCCCAACACGGAGGTT is a window of Enterocloster clostridioformis DNA encoding:
- a CDS encoding glycoside hydrolase family 2 protein, which codes for MENINSGWEFQKLYQTDIDKICNMDEISFDREAFEQVDLPHTWYSEENPYKGTVVYRKKVMLDYKEDNQVFLIFLAADRWCKVFVNRHYVGEHKGGYSAFTFPITQYCEPGKENELDIFLDNRSWEEISPLTGDFTVFGGLYRGIDLIITENVCFDRSYYGTSGLIVRTKILEDGTGEILAEPHLYNAKGKDVQIDYRVLSPRQEITACKTELGESICHIEVPNPVLWNGLKKPSLYCLHAELKADGRVVDSADIPLGFRSISIDGEKGFFLNGENIKLNGVAKHQDYDGVFNATNEEHWNQDIHDILEIGANSVRLSHYQHPQEMYRLCDEQGLIVWAEIPMLKMTESEALLENACSQLEELILQNIHHPSICFWGIQNEIAMFGENQGMYERVKRLGDLAKQLDPSRISSCANLFCVKNDSVLNKLTEAVGYNIYFGWYYGEMKDSEAFVEKFHEDNPHIPLGITEYGVDCNLAFHSQDPKVKDYSEEFQALYHETVYPMFKSKPYIWGTYVWNLYDFSSEIRDEGGLKHKNGKGLITFDRKIKKDAYYYYMAQWSSKPFVKIAQSRFVKREQPEICITVYSNQKEVDLYVNQNCYKGFSESGVFHFYKIALGQGENRVKAVSGEWEDEAVFCGVTEKELSYVYVDSNPGLNVKNWFTDVVEEERMFPKGMFSIRESCKDLLESEQAMAVIEEFSAELAKQMRERQGMMPLERILSYMKKEVTDEQCRELNGKLIQIAKGKE